One part of the Glycine max cultivar Williams 82 chromosome 14, Glycine_max_v4.0, whole genome shotgun sequence genome encodes these proteins:
- the LOC102663759 gene encoding uncharacterized protein translates to MGNFVEERWEWKLTWRRNFFDREIDMVADFIADIESGNINHSSRDFLCWKSDPNGLYSTKSAYKVLQEGHASAIEDRVLNIMWSLKIPPRASAFSWRLFKNRLPTRDNLRRRQVSLHTYSCPLCDLEEESVNHLFLNCSKTRSLWWEPMRWFNRVGPFPTDPKNHFLQFSQWNRPTYTIKRWEFVWIALSVSIWHHRNGMIFNNQPFNPEKVMDEALFHTWSWLKCVEKGFQSHFNFWSTNLKEAFS, encoded by the coding sequence ATGGGGAATTTTGTGGAAGAGAGATGGGAATGGAAGCTAACATGGAGAAGGAACTTTTTTGACCGTGAAATTGACATGGTAGCTGATTTTATAGCTGACATCGAGTCAGGCAATATCAATCACTCCAGCAGGGATTTCCTTTGTTGGAAGTCTGATCCTAATGGCCTATATTCCACAAAGTCTGCTTACAAAGTGCTGCAGGAGGGTCATGCTAGTGCTATTGAGGACAGGGTTCTTAACATCATGTGGAGTCTGAAAATTCCCCCAAGAGCTAGTGCTTTTTCATGGAGATTATTCAAGAACAGGCTCCCTACTAGGGATAATCTTAGAAGGAGGCAAGTGTCATTGCATACATATAGTTGCCCCTTATGTGACCTTGAAGAAGAATCTGTCAATCATCTTTTTCTCAACTGCTCCAAGACTAGGAGTCTCTGGTGGGAGCCTATGAGATGGTTTAATAGAGTGGGTCCCTTCCCCACTGACCCAAAGAATCATTTTCTGCAATTCTCTCAGTGGAATAGGCCAACCTACACAATCAAGAGATGGGAATTTGTCTGGATAGCTTTGTCAGTGTCCATTTGGCATCACAGAAATGGCATGATTTTCAATAATCAGCCTTTTAATCCAGAAAAGGTCATGGATGAGGCTCTATTCCACACCTGGTCCTGGCTCAAGTGTGTGGAGAAGGGTTTCCAATCGCATTTTAATTTCTGGTCAACTAATCTGAAGGAGGCTTTTTCTTAA